One part of the Ornithodoros turicata isolate Travis chromosome 2, ASM3712646v1, whole genome shotgun sequence genome encodes these proteins:
- the LOC135383387 gene encoding uncharacterized protein LOC135383387 isoform X1 produces the protein MTEKQSEASRPSAPPGEQDLSLVASGGTDAGLHSTLLSTEHEPSKTTSLTTTTRGSTTLGSVTFDTANTTDTSAGATTLDITPSSTAGTTTLAITSAGTTTLGTTTTALTQLESMQSAVGPHEVGLAIDRDTVMMIPSSDNQFRAAVVASIFLAFVSATLFAFLFKLLCQETKLEDDGDAAIRNRVTVLVLRPKRSPITLFLQLRRCTSFNYSVHSPHNGLTYQCSTN, from the exons ATGACAGAGAAGCAGTCCGAAGCGTCTCGCCCCTCTGCCCCACCTGGAGAGCAAGACCTCAGTCTAGTCGCCAGCGGTGGCACGGATGCCGGCCTTCACAGCACTCTGCTAAGTACTGAGCATGAACCAAGCAAAACTACCAGTCTCACTACTACCACACGTGGCAGTACCACGCTCGGCAGTGTGACATTTGATACTGCTAATACTACTGACACTTCTGCTGGCGCTACTACTCTTGACATTACTCCTAGCAGTACTGCTGGTACTACTACGCTTGCCATTACTTCTGCTGGCACTACTACGCTTGGAACTACTACTACCGCACTGACGCAACTAGAATCCATGCAGTCTGCAGTAGGACCCCACGAAGTTGGCCTTGCAAT tgATAGGGATACTGTGATGATGAT TCCCAGTTCCGATAATCAATTTCGTGCGGCAGTAGTGGCAAGCATCTTCCTCGCGTTCGTCAGTGCCACCCTCTTCGCCTTCCTGTTCAAGCTACTATGTCAAGAGA CAAAGCTCGAAGACGACGGTGACGCTGCCATAAGAA ATAGGGTCACTGTTCTC GTGCTCCGACCGAAGAGGTCTCCTATCACCCTGTTTCTCCAGCTCCGTCGATGTACCAGCTTCAACTACTCAGTGCATAGTCCACACAACGGACTTACCTACCAATGTTCAACAAACTGA
- the LOC135383387 gene encoding uncharacterized protein LOC135383387 isoform X2, translating to MTEKQSEASRPSAPPGEQDLSLVASGGTDAGLHSTLLSTEHEPSKTTSLTTTTRGSTTLGSVTFDTANTTDTSAGATTLDITPSSTAGTTTLAITSAGTTTLGTTTTALTQLESMQSAVGPHEVGLAIDRDTVMMIPSSDNQFRAAVVASIFLAFVSATLFAFLFKLLCQETKLEDDGDAAIRSAPTEEVSYHPVSPAPSMYQLQLLSA from the exons ATGACAGAGAAGCAGTCCGAAGCGTCTCGCCCCTCTGCCCCACCTGGAGAGCAAGACCTCAGTCTAGTCGCCAGCGGTGGCACGGATGCCGGCCTTCACAGCACTCTGCTAAGTACTGAGCATGAACCAAGCAAAACTACCAGTCTCACTACTACCACACGTGGCAGTACCACGCTCGGCAGTGTGACATTTGATACTGCTAATACTACTGACACTTCTGCTGGCGCTACTACTCTTGACATTACTCCTAGCAGTACTGCTGGTACTACTACGCTTGCCATTACTTCTGCTGGCACTACTACGCTTGGAACTACTACTACCGCACTGACGCAACTAGAATCCATGCAGTCTGCAGTAGGACCCCACGAAGTTGGCCTTGCAAT tgATAGGGATACTGTGATGATGAT TCCCAGTTCCGATAATCAATTTCGTGCGGCAGTAGTGGCAAGCATCTTCCTCGCGTTCGTCAGTGCCACCCTCTTCGCCTTCCTGTTCAAGCTACTATGTCAAGAGA CAAAGCTCGAAGACGACGGTGACGCTGCCATAAGAA GTGCTCCGACCGAAGAGGTCTCCTATCACCCTGTTTCTCCAGCTCCGTCGATGTACCAGCTTCAACTACTCAGTGCATAG